The DNA window ACGAGAaatgtgtttattttttcttaattctcAAGTCTTAAAATTTCTTCCAGAGAAAATGCAAGCGAACAGAGAGAACTCCTGCATCAAATATTCTCTCACGTacatgtttttcaaaattggatTGTCGGCGAAGTTTCGTGGTTTCAGTCTATAATATTTTACACGGTTGGCTGTATATTATGCGGGTTATTTACATCTTCGAAAAGAACAGCCGATGCCAGGATTACCGTGTTTGTTGCACTGAGCTTGAATGTAGTTGTGGAACGAATGTTAGTACAATATTACAACAAAGGGAATTCGGATGATGCCAAGGTAATGCCGAGGTATCTTCGGATATGTGATCGTCGTGATATAGACATGATGAGATCtattaaaattttactacttttgaaaattttattatttacaaggTTTTTTATTTGTCCGTCATgcttaaaattaattaacaattgTTCTGGACTTACAGATTGAACTCTCCCACATTACTTGGATATTTCGCAAGATTGTTTTAACATTTTGTACAGTCACTTTGATTTTTACTTCCTTTCTGTACAGAGACGAACAATTGGAAAATTCCAAAACTCTCAAACGAATCGAATATCAGTTGAAATCTTTGCATGATTTGAAAAAACCTGTTCGTGAGTATTTTCGATTGGTGCCTTCTTGTTATGCTTAATCAATAAAATTGCAGTAGTTGGAAATTATTTACGGACATTGGTATTACAGGCTTTTCAAGAAGACTGGCGATACGACGACAGCAAGAGTCACGAGAATTGGAAGAACTGAAGTTGGACAGCTTAAGGAGCAGCAGGCGTCTCAAAGATGCCTGAATTATCGGCACGAGCATATCAATGATTCATTAATGAATTTACAATTCAGATTTCtacataatttcaaatcaacACGGCTACCTCTTCAAGTCGCGACATGTTTTATGTTGTAGACGAACAACTGGAGACAGGAATATCTAATTTAATGTTCCTTGCTTTTATTGTATGTTATATCACACACACAGCCTTATAATTGTGCCTGACATGAAATTGTACATTTATGTAAAAATACTAAAAGGGCGGAATCTGAGATTTGTAGAAAGTTGGCAAGACTCggttttgaaaatcgaaaataataagaatataatttatattacattatatacatttcGAATTGGTActgtttatatattttctaaatatttaaatgcaccaaaaaataaatcgtgaAAACTTATACATGCCGCAATAGTGACGTAGGTAGGTATTTCAAACGAGTGAGTTTCAACACATGCGTTTAACTTTTCGCATACCGTTTCAATTTCACCTCACATTACTCTTTCATTCGTATCTTaaaaataagatttttctataataagtaaacaaataaatatataaataatttataaattattgcaataaatattattgaacTAATTCGGGATACCAGATAGAAACTCAATTTCTAGATGAAGTTTTTGGCTAGAGAAACTGAGGTTAATCACACTTACACGTTATTAATCTACACTCTGGGCGGTTTTTCGTAGATTTTCGGAGTCTGATCATTTGTCTTCTGAGGTTGTTTGGTACTACATTTTCTAAGAAcctataattttgtaaaaaatcatttttaatcgGATGGATCATAATGCTTACTACATACATCattaaattgatataaaatatttcgattcAGACTCACCTTCGAGTTCTTTTGGAGAACTTATAGTTTACCACAAGTTTGTTCAATTCGCAAGCGAATCGTTCCGAACAATCGCGACCTTCGATCGCATCCCAAGCAACTTTActaagttgaaaatattcattcgaaGAATTCCTTGAGgcgaaattttcgatttttggtaaaaacaGCACAGATGCCATGAATATCAACGCCATTCCTATGAATCCACTGATGGCCATGAACAGTGGATTTGCGACTTGTTTTTCCGACGATGCTGCAGTTAAGTCTGCATGTTGCGGTTTAATATTGTGTTGCTAAaaattactttattatttatactgTAAATCAGCATGTATAGATTCAAAGCACATTACGCACATAGATAAAACTAGTCAATATTATAACTCACAATTGTATTGTACGCATGATTGACTTGTAGCTCATTCATAAAACTTTTCAGTGGATAAAAATAGTAGTAATATCCAGGTGGGCCAGAATTTAGCCTAAGTTGATTTCCAATAATCTGAGGCACCTGCCCATgaggaaatgaattttttaccaatGATAAACTCAGTGGAGAACCCTGCTGTAATGCCTTACTGTAGAGTATTGCGAGATCTTTGCGTGTCAAGCCAAGCGGGGCGGGTTCTTTGACAATTTGAACgggtttcaaaattgtttgaGGAGCCGGAACCTGagtgagataaaaaaataagcaggtagaaaattgtttgtgatcgtaaaaaaaaaaaaaaattaatagataTAGCGATAAATAAGATGGTGAATTACTGTGACAAGAATGTATATCATGACTAAGCAAAAAGATTaccttttatattttttgtacactTTTATACACGTTTTAAGGCTATTTGTACATTGGAAAAAGctatacaaaaattttcatcacgaaATATCCGAAGtctttaattaaaaaatttgctcatagttttatttttctcgtgcAAACACCatgttgaagttggtaacgttatcgtaaagattcatgctgaggaaaaaccgttactTCGTGATTTTGGATTGTTTGAAATacagtaaaccgtaataaaacgaaACGCACTCATGTTTTGAAATCTTTGTTCCTTCAAactcattgtaaaaataagaaattagtGTTTTTTCCCTCAATTTGTCAATacgataatattaataacttCAATCTCGTGTGAAAACGTTAATAATTCTAGTAGCCAgtatgtttattttattcatttttccccAAACTTGAAACTAATGTAAACCACACTACAGATTATCAAACCTGGTAA is part of the Neodiprion virginianus isolate iyNeoVirg1 chromosome 5, iyNeoVirg1.1, whole genome shotgun sequence genome and encodes:
- the LOC124305139 gene encoding uncharacterized protein LOC124305139 produces the protein MFRILRIIFIMLGPILQKEIMIRAQFSSTESSAEYLFNVMNQLQEHNRPSPVSADRTTGPGNDFNYFNNDGLQSNSNNQQFPKEILQTEKPAVYDYHRYTRDQKKKVLPDLSVIMNDDQQFAESVTPYYQVPAPQTILKPVQIVKEPAPLGLTRKDLAILYSKALQQGSPLSLSLVKNSFPHGQVPQIIGNQLRLNSGPPGYYYYFYPLKSFMNELQVNHAYNTIQHNIKPQHADLTAASSEKQVANPLFMAISGFIGMALIFMASVLFLPKIENFASRNSSNEYFQLSKVAWDAIEGRDCSERFACELNKLVVNYKFSKRTRRFLENVVPNNLRRQMIRLRKSTKNRPECRLITCKCD